The Bos taurus isolate L1 Dominette 01449 registration number 42190680 breed Hereford chromosome 16, ARS-UCD2.0, whole genome shotgun sequence genome includes the window TGAGCCGCCCGTTACATATGTCGCGGGTCTGGCCGCAGTCGTCTGTGCCCACAGGCACCGGCCAGGATGTGGGCGCGGCCCAGGGCCCGGCGTAGAAGGGGTTGGAGAGCAGCACGGCCAGGTAGGCGTCGCGGCCCCCGTAGTAGTGGTCGAACCACGTGCAGTTGATGGCTTCGCGGGGAGGCCGGGCCACTGGGAGAGGAGCAGATGGGCAGTGGGGCCCGGGCTGCCCTGCATTGCTGGACATGCCAGTCTCGCGCTCCAGAATGCCCCACGCCCTTCCTGTGCCGGGACACCCCCCAACCCCGACATCCATTCTGCCCGTGTCAGCGCCCGGCCCCTCACCAGCCCTGCCAGGTGGTAGCCGGGGGCCCCCACTGCGTGGCCGGGACTCACGCGACATGTTGGTGCTGGCGATGACCCCATACCACTGGATCTGCCCGTCCTCCTCGCCAAACATGCCCTGGGCGATCAGCACACCCATCCCCGTCTCGGGCTCCAGCTGGGGGGCTGCGGCCAGCTCCGGGGGGTGCCAGGCTGGGAGCGGAGGGGGAGTGAGGTGCTGAGAGCTGCCCCCAAGGGCAGGGCTGTGCCCAGGCTGGGCCGGGCACCCGGGCATGAGCCGCGCAGGGTAGTGGCATCCGGGACAGGGCCCaggcgggggctgggggagggcccCGGGGGTGCGGGCCAGAGGCACCTACCCTCGGGCACAGTGGCGCACACCAGGCTGACCGCCCGGCTCCACAGGCCGTTCCTGCCCAGCACCGAGAGGCTGAGGCGGTAGGACGCAGCGGGCGCCAGGGGGGCCAGCAGGAGGGCGCCCCCGGAGGTGTTGGCCCGGAAGATGAGCTGGGCGGCCCCTCCCGCTGCCAGCTGCTCCGCCACCACCAGACAGGTGTCCACATCCCCCGTGGGCACTGTCCAGACCAGGGCCAGGCGCGTGGCCTCGGGCTGGCACTGCACGTCCTCCACCGGGTCAGGCTCTGTGGGTTCAAGAGTTCCGTGTCGAGTGGGGGTCAGTGCACCTGAGAGGGGCTAGAATGCAGAGGCTCAGAGGCACTGGGCACTTTTACCCCAAAATGGGGCAATgacagcaaggagaaataagcgCTCCTCCAGACCTCCCCGCTCCCTGCACCCATCTGGAGAGCGAGGGGCGGCCCAGGGCGGGAGGGCAGGGCTCCCACTGCACGAGAAGGCACGGGGCGGGATGGCTCAGGGCTCAGGGTGCCCCACCCCCCGACAGACGCCCACATACCCACGGGCAGCAGCACAGGGTGTGTGGAGGCCTGGAGGGGCCCTGCCCGGCACTGCACCGTCAAGGATAGGTTGCGTCCAGGCGTGAGGTCCCTCAGGACCAGGCGGGCTTGGCCCAGGGCCAGGGGCTGCTCCCGGGACAGGAGCCTGGCCCCCGAGAGCTGCGCATGGCAGGCTCCGTGCCCCAGGGGGCCGCTGGCCCAGGCCAGGCTGACCACGGCGCTGCCCGCCTGCATGGACACCAGCAGCTCTGCGGGCACCACTGGGGCTGTGGGAGGAGAGCAGGGAACCTCTGACCCCATGCAGGGCCCTTGTCCACAGGCAGAAcgaggggctgggggcgggggcgccCCCCAAGGGAGGGGCTCCAGGTGGCCCTGCCCACCGCTCCACCCCTCCCCGTCCCCACGCCCACTCACGGGTCCAGCCGGCAGTGCTGGCTGCCACCGCACGGAGGGGCCCGGCCTGCGTGACCACCTCCACCTTGTACTCAGTGCCCGGAGTCAGAGCCAAGAAGCTGGCGCTGTCCACATGGGCCCCCACGGGGCTGGAGCGCACCTGGACGCCCGCCTGGTACAGGGTCACCCGGTAGCCATCCCGGCCCCCCAGCGCGTGGACCCAGGACGCCCGGAGCTGGGTGGCGCCTTCACTGGTCACATTCACCAGGGCAGGGGCGAGGGGGCCTGCAGGGAGAGTGGGGTGGGGTTGGAGAAGGGAGGTATAGGACCTGAACTGTGTCCCCCAAATTCACGTTCACCTCCTGACCCTCAGGACCCAGAACGTGCTCGGAGATGCAGCCTCGAAAGAGGGGATTAAGGCCAAAGGAAGTCACTGGGGTGGGTCCTGGCCCAGAGGGGACTGGGGCAAGGACACAGGCAGGGACAGCCCTGCGGGCCCCGGAGGAGAGGGCGGGACACAAGCCAGGGCCTCAGCCTGTGCCCCCAGAACTGCGGGGGGCCTGTGTGAGGCCCCTCTGCAGACGGCACGGGCAGGGTAGGGGGGCAGCCCAGCCTCTGCTCCTTCCTCCGTGAAAGGCCCCCGTCCACCCTTGGCAGGGTTGGGAACACTGGCTCAGGTGACCCCACCCCGACCCTCCCCAACAGCCAAGTCCAGGGTCTGGACAGACTGCACCCTGCACCACCCGAAGGCTTCAAGCCAGCACCTTCCCCAGCCCAGCTCCAGCTTCAGGTTAGAGGCCGGGTCTGGGGTCTAAGTGgggcctctgccccctcccctgagCCAGGGCCCGGGCTGTGTGGCAGACACCTCTGttgtaaactgaggctcagagagacacagagagggacAGGCCTGCTCAGGGCTCAGCCGGTTAGAGCCTCAGGGTCCTGGAGACGGGAGGACCAGGCGGGGTGGGCCCACCACGGTGGAGGGGGCGCAGCAGGGCAGGGGGCCACTGTGTCCAACTGCACCGGGCAGGGTGTGGGCCCCCAGGGGGGATTCCCGGCCCATCATGTGGCTCTGGAAGGAGGGACACGCCCGGTGCTTCAGTAATCGAGACCCTTCACGGGAGACCCTCTGAGATGGAGGCCCTCGTGCCCGGCTGCGGTTTCAAGAATTAAGTGAGAGAATGCTGAGCGAGGGGCCCGGCAGCAGGGTGGGGGGTCCCTGATACTGGCCATGAGAGAGCGTGGGGGACCCACCACGGTGCTGCATGAGAGCAAAGCTGGGTCCCGCCCACCTGCCTCTCACCAGGAGGGCGGGACCCAGGGGCTCCCAGCTGGCAACAGGTATCCTGGTGCCCTAGGGCCGGGGAGCAGCTGACGTCAACCCAGAGGCCTGCTCACCGACCACAGGGCTCAGGGGTCAGCCCCCGGGACACCCAGCAAGGGCGGtcggtggggtgggcagggcacTCACGCGTCCAGCCCGTGGCGTTGGCAGCGCTGCTCTCGTCGGGGCCCCGCAGGGTGGCCAACCACACCAGGAACTCAGTGCCTGGAGCCAGCCGGGTCCAGGAGAAGGTCTGCACCTCAGGGCCCAGGGTGTCCTGGCCCTCCAGAGCCGGGGGCCGCAGGCAGTAGAGCCGCAGGAGAAAGCCGTCCCTGCCCCCCGCGGGGGGGCTCCAGACTGCCCTCAGGGCAGGGGGCTGGGCGGCCAGGCCCAGGCTCAGGCTGACGGGCGGCGCAGGGACTGCAGAATGAGCAAGAGGCGGATTCGagccccctgcccagccccgggcCGCACGCTCAGTGCTGGTCTCCAACACGGCCTGCCTCGACTCAGCTGCCCCCATGCTTCCCAGGAAAGCCTCTTGGCCAGCTCAGTCCCTGCCCCACACCTGCTCCCTTCCCTGCTTCCCAGGCCTCAGCTCCAAGGGTGACTTTGTTCTGCCTGTACCACCCCAGCACTGGCCGCCCCAGGCTCACACCAGGACTGGGCCTCCCTGCgagctccttccctctctctttctccccaatCTCAGGGCCTGGGGACACACCCCCCTCACTAAGGCCCCTCTCTGCCCACCTTACTCAGACCCATGTGCTCCTCAGCCCACTCCCCTCCTCGGGGAAACCTTCCTTGACCCCTAAGGTGGCCCTTCTGTGAGCCCTCAAAGATTAGCCACAACCACAGAACATTCCTCATAGTCCTTGATCTTAAACCCATGAGGACAGAGACTCACACGGTTCAAACACACTGTGCGTGCACACTTGCTCTATGATATACACACCAATGTAAGCCGCTTTAATAGACACACTGACCGTATGTTTACTTGTCTGTCTGCTTTTCTACACTATCTTCTTCATAATTTTTAGCTTTGGCATGTAACCCCATACCTAAGCATGGAAggcattctttaaatatttgttggaaggatgAATGGATGGTTGGGAGGATGAATGGATgtttggaaggatggatggatggatagatggttagaaggatggatggttggatggttggaaggatggatggatggttggaaggatggatggatggatggatggttggaaggatggatggatggatggatggttggaaggatggatggatggttggaaggatggatggacagttggaaggatggatggttggatggatggttggaaggacagatggatggatggatggatggatggatgggtggatggttgatggatggatggacggttggaaggacagatggatggatggatggatagttggaaggatggatggttggatggttggaaggatggatggatggttggatggatggatggttggaaggacagatggatggatggatgggcggttggaaggatgggtggatggttggatggatggatggatggttggaaggaaggttggatgggtggatggatggatggatggatggatggttggaaggacagatggatggatggatggatggacggttGGAAGGATgggttgatggatggatggttggaaggaagggtggatggttggatggatggatggttggatggttggaagcatggatggatggttggatggatggatggttggaaggacagatggatggatggatggatggttggaaggatgggtggatggttggatggatggatggatggttggaaggatggatggatggatggttggaaggacagatggatggatggatggatggacggttggaaggatgggtggatggatggatggttggaaggaagggtggatggttggatggatggatggttggaaggatggatggatggttggaaggacgggtggatggttggatgggtgggtggatggatggttggaaggaagagtggatggttggatggatggatggttggaaggatgggtggatgggtggacaaCTGACCCAATGGCACGAGGTGGGGAATGCTTGCAAACAGGTCATGAAACACCCTATCCTGACTAGATGCATGGCCTGAGTCAGGCACACAGAGGAAGGTGTGTGAAGGATGTTGGTACCCACCCCactgcccagggctggcctcccaGGGGCCACAGCCGGGAACTCACGTGTGCAGGCGCGAGCCCTTTGGATGCTGGAGCTGAGGTTTCCCGCCCGAGTCCATACAGACACGGTGTAGCAGGAACCGGGCACCAGATCCGGCAGCATCAGGCTGGTGTTGTCTGGGCCCAAGTTGACAAGACCGCCCGGCGAGCTCTGGCTGCCCTCCTGGTGCCAGCTGACCCTGTAGCCTTCCCGCGGCCCTGCTGCTGGGGCCCAGCCAATGGTCAAGGTGGAGGGGCTATCCCTGCCGGTGACCTCGAGTGACTGTGGCGTGGGGGGCCCTGACAGAGGAGAGGGTGGTAAGGAGGCCGCGCATGGTGTGTGGGCCTGTGATAGCCCCTCTCCACCCAAGGCAAAGCCCCTCGGCCACCGGGACGCAGTGGCCGGCACTCACCGGTGTGGCCTGTGGGGCTTGCGGAGGCAGTGCCCAGAGCGGAAACAGTGTCCACCTGGGAGCGGGCCCCAGGCCCGTGGAGTGTGACCAGGGTGACACCAGGTGCCCCCGAGacatttctgaggaggcagggggCTCCCTCGGTGTAGGGCAGTATCTGGCTCCCAGGCTCCTCACTGGCCTCCGGCCTGTCCAGGGGCAGCTCGGTACCACTGCCCTGCGGGCGCTGGGCTAGAGCATCTGGAGGGGTGTGGGCCCTGGATGGTGAGGGTCCACTGCTCTCAAGGCAGGTGCCCCTGGGCAGGACCCCAGCCTGTTCCCCACCAGCCCAGACTCACCGCCCAGCCAGGCAGTGGCCTGGGCCCGGGCCTCGTAGGGCCCTGCCAGAACTCTCAGCTCCAGAGCGTAGTGTCCAGATGGCAGGGGCCTCAGGAACGTGATGTTGAGGGCCCCAGGGCCCAAACTTAGGGTCTTGTCCACAGGCCCGCTCAGCCTGAGCAGGTAACCCTCCCGGGCCCCCGGGCCCACCTTCCAGCTGGCCCTGagccctgggggctggggagcgAGCCCCAGGTCCCGGGGCGTGGAGGGACCTGGGGGGGGAGGGAGACACGTGCAGAAAGTCCTTGCAGCCGGCCGGCTCCTTCCTGTGCGCCCTGGACAGGCCACATGTTGGGCGAGTCCTGGGACCCAGCCAAGGACACAGAAACAGAGGAGAGCACTCCCAGTACCAGACCTGGCACCCCCTCACAGCACGGCCGCTGTGGTCCCCTTCGAGGGGCAGAGGCCAAAGCACAGAGAGAGCGAGCACTCTGTCTGGAGACCCACAGGCAGGCAGTGGCAGCAGTGGGTCCCGGGGCTCAGCCCAGCCCAGACACTCCCGAGCCTGGGTACTGGTCCCTGTCTCCCCACCATCATGGGGGACAGCATGACTTATGGGGGTTAAATGACATGCCACACAGAAGCACCTGGCATGGCACTGGCACACGGCAATCATCATCACTGTCACCTTTGGGGTGGGGTCTTTTTTACCACCAGCCAGCAGGCGGGCACCCTCGGGCCTCACCCCTTCCCTGCAGGACCCTGGACGCCCCCCGCATAGCCGGATCAGCCCGCTTGGCTGAGGGACCTCTGCAGTGGTCAGCAAATCCCCAGCACTCACGGGTCCACTCAGTGGCACTGGGCCCCACTGCCCAATGAGGCCCAGCGACAGCGCTAAGTTTCAGCGTGTAGGGAGTTCCAGGAGAGAGGCACGGGAAGGTGTGACTGGAGACACCTCGTGTGACGCCTGCCGTCAGGTTGAAGCCACTGAGGAGGTCCGTGAGCAGGAGGTGCAGCCAGGCGGCCCCCCCAGAGCTGTACCAGGAAGCCCGCAGGGCTCTGGTGCCCAGGGCGCGCAGCGCCAGCTGCCCTGGAGGCACAGGAGCTAGAGGAGGGTGGGCAGGGTAGAACCGGGCTGGAGAAGGGGCCCAACCAGGGACCCGGCACCAACCCCGCACAGGAGCCAGGAGCCCGGCACATTGGCACGTGGCTCTGGACCACCTCCTACCCCCAACCGGCTGTCACCTGGGGCCTTGCCAGGCGTGGGCCCTACCTGTCCACTGGCGAGTGCTGGTCTTCGCTTGGAGGTGGGCGGCCCAGGTGGTAATCTCCAAGCCGTACTCACTGCCCGGTAAGAGGTGGCTAAAATTGTAGGACAGGGTGCCGGCGGACGTGGAGACATTGTGAACCACTGTCTGGGACTCCAGATGGCAGAGGACAAGCTGATAGCCATCCTGCCCCCCGGGAGCAGAGCCCCACGAGGCCTCCAGGCTGGATGGGCTCTCAGAGCCGTGGAGCTTCAGGTCCTGGACAGTGGACGGGGCTGCGGTGAGGCAGAGAGCAGCGCTAGGTTCAGGGCCGGGCATCACCTCTGCTTCTAACGTTCCTCGACAGGTCACTGTACCAGCGTGGTCCCCAGAGTCCTCACCATCCTGCTTGGCCACGCCTCCGCACTCAGACCACGCCTCCGCCCTCAGACCACGCCCCGCCCGCAGGCCCCGCCCGCCCGTAGATCACGCCCCCTGCCGGCAGGCCACGCCCCCATCAACCGGACCTACCCGCAGGCCACGCCCCACCTGCAGGTCCCCCGCCCCCAGGCCACGCCCCCGCCCTCAGACATGCCCCCTGCCAATAGGCCCCCCACAGACCACGCCCCCGCAATCAGGCCCCGCCCACAGGCTCGCCTGCCCTTGTCCACAGGCCACGCCCCCGCCCCAGGCCCGCCCCCGCCCGCAGGCCGCGCACCTGTGAGCGCAGTGAGGCTGAGGCTGGCGTTCTGCCCGCAGGGGCGCACGGCCGTCACCTCCAGCTGGTAGCGACTTCCTGGCACCAGGTCCCGGAACTCGAAGCTGGACGCGTTGGTGTGAGCCTGGAGCAGCTGCCCTTCAGGGGAGCCACGGGGGCTCAGCCGGCTGAGGCGGAGGGTGCGGCCGAGCCCACCTGGCCCTGGGGCGTCCCAGTTCAGCGTGAGGCTGGCAGACCTGCCCCGGCTGCTGACCGTCACCCTCAGAGGCGATCCTGGGGAACAGGGGTCGTCAGGGCCCCCAGTGCCCTGTACCCTAAaggaggcaggggcaggaaggGCCAGAGTAGAGACGGGCCCAGGGGAGAGACGGCCCTGTTCGCCCGTCCCCTGCCACCTACCTTCACTCGCCCAGCTGGGACCCTCTTCTGGGGGCTGGCACTCGCCTTCCTAAGGAAGGGGTatgagggtgggggagaggggcagaGGAAAGGCTGTCCACTTGTCCGTCCCCCACCCCAGGCGTGGCCTAAGGGCAGCAGGCAGGACACCAAGGTGAGGAGGCCCCCAGCCTGGGCAGCTGCCCTGTGTCCTGTGGGACTGGGCAGGAGCTGCCTCTGCCCAATTTCGTGCAGATCAGCCGGGGCCCTTGGGGCAGCGGGAGGCCTGAACACCACAGAGAGCAGCCCCAACCCTGCCACGGCCCCAGCGCCCATCTCACCTTGGCCAAGAAGCCTGGGAGCCAGAGGATCGCCACGAACAGGACTGGGGGTCTCATTCCAGGGCGTCTGCAGGGAGAGCTGGGAGGTAGCAGGAGGGGCCGTCCTGCCCCCCGCTGCTCAGCTCCTGGCTCCCTGGAGAGCTTGGCTGCCTTTCCAACCCAGAGCCTGTTCTCAGCAGGGCCccgggaggggggagggggagcgaCTCCTGGCTGCAGACACAGCAGCCTCCCGCTCTGGCCCTACCTCCGCGCTCTTCAACAGCTGGCTTTCCAGGCAGGAAGAGACGCAGACCTGGAGAAGCAACGCCCTGGGGTGGGCAGAGACGGCTGACTCCCGATGCCCTGCCCTGGGGAGAGGAGGACAGGGTGTTCGTGTTCCTACCGGGAGGTTCCTGCTGACATCGTGGTGCTGGGAGCTGGGTGCTGGGTGGACGGACAGCTGTGAGCGAGTGTCCCcttgtggacacagaggagcATGTTCTAAAGGCCTTTGTTGCAGGGGTGGTGGACCCAGGACAGCCCTCCTGTTTCTCGCCCTTGCGCCACCGGTGAGGAAGCGATGTCCACGGAGGGAAGAGTGAGCCCTGCCCCAGggtgaacccgggtctccagcctCGGCTCCTTACCCCTGACGGGCTCCTGACCCCTGACGCCTGGGATGTGTGCTTGCCTCCAACCCCCGCCTGCTCCACCTAGAccctctccccgccccacccccggccGCCCCCTCATGGACACAGGTGCTGCTGAGGCTTAGGGCAGCTGAGAGTTTCCTGCAGCCTGGAGCCAAGGACTCACCAGCCCAAGGCAGCTGAcaggggaaaggtggggagggagacagaggaaagGACAGGGCCCTGGTCCCCGAGCTGGAAGTAGGGAGGGGGACGCGTAGCACCAGGCAGGTACAGAGACACTGGGCAAGGAGCTGGCTTCTGCGGACCCTTCTATCGCCCCACTCGGCCAGCCCCCAACCTCAGAGCCGCCCACCAACCTCTGGATGGGGCCTGGAAACTCAGCACTGCAGGCCCATCAGATTTTCCAGGTGgcttgcacgtgtgtgtgtgtgcgcatgcacacatgcattctTTCAAACGAGGAGGTGGGGGAACAACCAGGGAAACTGCCGTGAAGGGGGGAGCCCCAGTCTGGCCGCAGGGGGGAAACACtgcaccctccccacccctcccctgcgGCATGCGCTCAGCTGGACGACAGAGCCTGCAGCAGTGGGATGGAAACGGCCTGATTCAAAATCTAAGTAGAAAAGGTGCACAGGACAGGGGTTTAGGTAAGGGGTGGGGTCTCAGGCTGTGCCCAATAGTCCCCACAAAAGGGGGCCTGCTGGGGACAGCACAGACCCCATGGCTAGGCCTATGGATGGGGCCTGGCCATAGGGACACACCTGTCAGCCCCCAGCCAACCTAGGGGGCAGCCTTGGCCCGgtcgggggtggagggggtgggaacGCTCGAGAAGGTGAGGAAGACTCAGACGTAGGAAGCAGCCTCCCAGCCCAGCGTCTCTGTTCAGCAGAAAGTACCCCAAGGGCTCTGTCTGGTCCCAGCAGCAGTTCCCACAGACAAACCCACATCCTCCACCTGGAGCCCCAGGGGTCCTCCCAGAGCCTCACTTACTGTTCCTTCTGGGGAGAGCCGGCCGGACGCAGAGGCGGGCAGCGGGCAGTCTGGGCGTGCTGGCTCCCTGGCTCCTGAGTGCCAACAGTAGTCTCCCCTGCTGCATCCTGGCATCTGTCTTCCGGGCTCTCCCCTCCACGCCCACCGCGGCAGCTTGGCCTTGAGCACCCCCACACCCCGGAAGATAGTCTccgggaggagaagggcaggagGCTCTGGATGGCCCAGCCTCCCACACGCTGGAACCTCTCCAGCTCCCTGTATCTCTGTCTCCCCCACATGGCCAGGGACACAAAGCCCGCTGGGCTGGCCCAGGATCTGGAGGTGTGTCAGGGGGGGGGACCCGGGATCAAGGTTTCTCCTCCGAGAGGAGCAAAGAGGACGGGGCGGGCGGGGCAGCCGGGCCCCCACAGTGGGCCAGTCCTGAGCCGGCCTCAGGGGCTCTATCAGGGCGCAGCCTTTGACCCCGGGGCAGGCAGGTGCTGCAGGAATAGGGAATTCTCACTGCACCAATACAGTACCCAATACTCCCGACCTTGGGGCTCCCAGCCCTGGACCTGGGGAGTGGTtggaggaagggggtggggatcTGCTGAGATGGGGCTCGGAGACCTCAGCCCTGGCGCCCCTGGCCTTCCTGGAGCCACTTCTCCAGCCTACAGCTCCGAGCACCACTGGTCCCGCCCTCTGATCGATGGGGGAGGGGTGCTCCTCGGCCCCCGGGGAGAGGACTCCTGAGAAGCAGGGAGGAGCAGGGACCCTGGTCTCAGCAGGGCTCAGCAGGGGCCTCCTGGCTTCCTGTGCCCCCCACCCAGCTCTGACGCACATTGGCAGGTAGAGAGAGTGGCCTGAGAGCCGCCGTCGGGGCAGGTCCACACAGGAGCTGGGGAGGCTCAGGATGGGAGTCACTCCCACAGCCTCCAGGCCTTCGCCTGCACCCCGCACCCTGGATGGGCAGAGGCCACCCCGGACAGGGCCCAGGCCAGGCTGGGGGCTGTTGCAGGGCCCTGTCTTCTCTGAGGCTTCTGCTGGCGCCTGGCTCCCCCAGCTGTGTCTGCACCTCCAGCGATGTCCAGGCATCTCTTAAGCAGAAAGGGGTGCGGGGTGAGCAGGAGGCAAGGTGAGTGTCGCCCCCAAATACAGCCAAAGGGAACTAAGCTGTCCTTGGGGTCTTACCTGGTGCCCAACCGTTACCCATCTGGCCTCCACCCACTTTCTGCACCTCTGGGCCCCCACCTCTCCAAACAAAAGCACAGCCTCCAGCCCCTCAAACCCTGAGGGGAGGGGCGCTCACAGCCCGCAGGCTCAGACCTTAGGGGCCTGGGGGCACTGGCAGTGTAGTGCGGGGCACACATCCCCGCCTCCTCCCCCCACTCCTGCGGTATCCTAGCTTCCTGTTTGTGATAAGAATCAGCAGCCTGCCCCAGAGAGGGTGGCCTTCTTTCCAACCCCCTCCTGCCCCCCTTTCCTTTCCCAGGCCCCCCGCTACCCACTAGTGGAAACACGGGTGGGTTTCAGGCCAGCTAAGCTGGAGGCCACGCCCCCCAGTCTGCCAGGGGTCCCCAGGCTCCTGCCCCATCCCTTCCACCTAGGCTCCCCCGGCTCGGGCCCCCGAACACCAGAGGGCCACCCTGCCCTGCCTGAAAACAGCCCCCCGCCTCCTGCATGCCACCCCCGGCCTGTCGTACACAGCGCTTTTCGCTGTCACCTTCTGATGGCTGAATCAGGGAAGTGGGTGGCGGGGTGAGGATGGGATTGTGGGCGCCCAGAGGGGAGGAGCAGGTGTCAGGGATGTTTCCAGGGGACAGGAACCCAGCAGGGAGCCAACAGGAGGCCTGCTGGGTGAGCCAGGGGCAGGCCAGTGGGGTCTTGGACTTAGGGTCTCCCCTACCCAGGGCCCAGGCTCCAGGTGCCCCAGCAGCACAGCAGACATGGGGGTTGCCTTGTGCGAGAGCCAGAGGTCCACCCTCCATGGGTCGCTGAATAGATGTCAGGGTTCTGGGAGAAGGCCTgtgtgcctgggggtgggggaagccccCAGACCCTGCTATGAGGTATCTCTACTGCTCACCTCCAGAGTGGCTGACCTGGCTCAGACCTGCTCAGAGCTGGGGGCCTGGGGTTGACCCTTGTGGCTTGGCCTGAGCCTTTCCTTTCGTGGAGAGAGACTCCtgccccccttccccacccccgtGTGTGCCTACTTCTCCCTGTTCCTGGTGGGATTCCCGCAGCTTGAAGGGGCAAGGGCTTCCGGGGGGCAGTCTGGGGTGGGGGTCGGCCCCGCCGTGCCCAGCAAGCAGGCAGAGGCAAGAGGCGACCAGGGCCCGGAGGAGAAGCCCTGCAAGGGAGGCAGTGGTCAGGGCCAGGCTGTGGCCAAGGTGTGGACAGGCCGGGCCGCGGGGTCAGAGGCGGGAGGCCGCTGGCCCTGCTGGTGGCAACAGGCAGCT containing:
- the PTPRV gene encoding receptor-type tyrosine-protein phosphatase V isoform X2 — protein: MWGRQRYRELERFQRVGGWAIQSLLPFSSRRLSSGVWGCSRPSCRGGRGGESPEDRCQDAAGETTVGTQEPGSQHAQTARCPPLRPAGSPQKEQRPGMRPPVLFVAILWLPGFLAKEGECQPPEEGPSWASEGSPLRVTVSSRGRSASLTLNWDAPGPGGLGRTLRLSRLSPRGSPEGQLLQAHTNASSFEFRDLVPGSRYQLEVTAVRPCGQNASLSLTALTAPSTVQDLKLHGSESPSSLEASWGSAPGGQDGYQLVLCHLESQTVVHNVSTSAGTLSYNFSHLLPGSEYGLEITTWAAHLQAKTSTRQWTAPVPPGQLALRALGTRALRASWYSSGGAAWLHLLLTDLLSGFNLTAGVTRGVSSHTFPCLSPGTPYTLKLSAVAGPHWAVGPSATEWTRPSTPRDLGLAPQPPGLRASWKVGPGAREGYLLRLSGPVDKTLSLGPGALNITFLRPLPSGHYALELRVLAGPYEARAQATAWLGDALAQRPQGSGTELPLDRPEASEEPGSQILPYTEGAPCLLRNVSGAPGVTLVTLHGPGARSQVDTVSALGTASASPTGHTGPPTPQSLEVTGRDSPSTLTIGWAPAAGPREGYRVSWHQEGSQSSPGGLVNLGPDNTSLMLPDLVPGSCYTVSVWTRAGNLSSSIQRARACTLPAPPVSLSLGLAAQPPALRAVWSPPAGGRDGFLLRLYCLRPPALEGQDTLGPEVQTFSWTRLAPGTEFLVWLATLRGPDESSAANATGWTRPLAPALVNVTSEGATQLRASWVHALGGRDGYRVTLYQAGVQVRSSPVGAHVDSASFLALTPGTEYKVEVVTQAGPLRAVAASTAGWTPPVVPAELLVSMQAGSAVVSLAWASGPLGHGACHAQLSGARLLSREQPLALGQARLVLRDLTPGRNLSLTVQCRAGPLQASTHPVLLPVEPDPVEDVQCQPEATRLALVWTVPTGDVDTCLVVAEQLAAGGAAQLIFRANTSGGALLLAPLAPAASYRLSLSVLGRNGLWSRAVSLVCATVPEAWHPPELAAAPQLEPETGMGVLIAQGMFGEEDGQIQWYGVIASTNMSLARPPREAINCTWFDHYYGGRDAYLAVLLSNPFYAGPWAAPTSWPVPVGTDDCGQTRDICNGRLRPGSRYRFSVVAFSRHSPDTLIAFSAFSEPRTSPSWAVPLPVTAGIVASVLALVWLGLLCGRRVKGQRAEKSLCSQELTAYNLRRTHRPIPAHSFQQSFESKSAHACQAFFQEFEELKEVGKEQPRLEAEHPANSTKNRYPHVLPYDHSRVRLALLDGKPHSDYINASFIPGYTHPQEFIATQGPLKKTLADFWRLVWEQQVHVIVMLTVGMENGRVLCEHYWPADSSPVTHGPVTICLLAEQPQDEWTTREFQLHHAAQQQLRRVKQLQFTTWPDHSVPEAPSSLLAFVELAREQARAAVGAGPLLVHCSAGVGRSGTFVALWRLLQQLEEEQVVDAFHAVHMLRLHRPLMIQTPSQYVFLHRCLLSRVLEGPPSSRTAEVAETHSGHWAAPGTPHVAGAPCRPQPIPVRNFARVCAERAADGNAGFLGEHQLLLQALKNEAGSGMPSPRDGCCHERPPSAESGPAGEMLEAWLFPGGPSGRDHVVLTGPAGPAELWELVWEHGACVLVSLCPPDPQEKEFWPTETQPVVTDTVTVRWVADGSAAGWPCTFLHVTHKASGKERPVQRLQFPCGEPGQVLPPETLLPFLAAVGRCCPWDTEQPGTLLSHCRCRWTGPRGAGGAHMASWLGARARRHGPLLALSRHPLGTCAPQPRPRLAVALLGVLPRSPSPPAQAPRCSSNLRSIAARMRPSWAPSWPWSSCCSRQGPRAPWTSSPWPCSSHRPVAS